One window of Inquilinus sp. Marseille-Q2685 genomic DNA carries:
- a CDS encoding HAMP domain-containing sensor histidine kinase: protein MILVSSWTRLVRTATFRLAAGFAALFSVSIIVVSSIVYVAMTRYSDQQIDLSISAEMKTVRDSMAGASPPEIVKAINDRITDIDPDYYYYALQDAEGGVLAGNLRPLPVATGWADIPLETTDGDGTPERHVIRGLGVDLTPELHLFIGRDTHDLDELEEGITRFFLAGAAATVLLALAGGLVLSARFLRRVEAVNTAARHIMDGHLDERVPSRGKADEFDRLADNLNAMLDRIQQLMQGLHQVSSDIAHDLRTPLSHMRQRLEAARLKAASAQDYDAAVERAVADIDGILGVFAALLRIAQIESGARREGFAPVDLSGVFETIIDTYGPVADDSGHRLAGTVAPGLRIRGDRQLLTQMLANLVENTIRHTPAGTAISVSLAPGPEGPVGQVRDTGPGIPEAAREKVFQRFFRLDASRMTPGSGLGLSLVAAVAQLHEIRLTLSDAHPGLAVTLDFAEAAKPVAAAGRGAAARGEARHGQRPAPPRGVPVAAPRHRP from the coding sequence GTGATCCTGGTTAGCTCATGGACCAGGCTGGTCCGCACCGCGACGTTCCGGCTGGCCGCGGGCTTCGCCGCGCTGTTCAGCGTCTCGATCATCGTGGTGTCCAGCATCGTCTATGTGGCGATGACGCGGTATTCCGACCAGCAGATCGACCTGTCGATCAGCGCGGAGATGAAGACGGTCCGGGATTCCATGGCCGGGGCGTCGCCCCCCGAGATCGTCAAGGCGATCAACGACCGCATCACCGATATCGATCCGGATTACTACTATTACGCGCTGCAGGATGCCGAGGGCGGCGTGCTGGCCGGCAATCTGCGGCCCCTGCCGGTCGCGACCGGCTGGGCCGACATTCCGCTGGAGACGACCGACGGCGACGGCACGCCTGAGCGCCATGTCATCCGCGGGCTGGGCGTCGACCTGACGCCGGAGCTGCACCTGTTCATCGGCCGCGACACCCACGATCTGGACGAGCTGGAGGAGGGCATCACCCGCTTCTTCCTGGCCGGCGCCGCGGCGACGGTGCTGCTGGCGCTGGCCGGCGGCCTGGTGCTGAGCGCCCGCTTCCTGCGCCGGGTGGAGGCGGTGAACACCGCCGCCCGCCACATCATGGACGGCCATCTGGACGAGCGGGTGCCGAGCCGCGGCAAGGCCGACGAGTTCGACCGCCTGGCCGACAACCTGAACGCCATGCTGGACCGCATCCAGCAGCTGATGCAGGGGCTGCACCAGGTCTCCAGCGACATCGCGCACGACCTGCGGACGCCGCTGTCGCACATGCGCCAGCGCCTCGAGGCGGCGCGGCTCAAGGCCGCCTCGGCCCAGGACTACGACGCCGCGGTGGAGCGGGCCGTGGCCGACATCGACGGTATCCTCGGCGTCTTCGCGGCGCTGCTGCGCATCGCCCAGATCGAATCCGGCGCGCGGCGCGAGGGCTTCGCCCCGGTCGACCTGTCGGGCGTGTTCGAGACCATCATCGACACCTACGGCCCGGTGGCCGACGATTCCGGGCACCGGCTGGCCGGCACCGTGGCGCCCGGGCTGCGGATCCGCGGCGACCGGCAGCTCCTGACCCAGATGCTGGCCAATCTGGTGGAGAACACGATCCGCCACACCCCCGCCGGGACCGCGATCTCGGTATCGCTGGCGCCCGGGCCCGAAGGGCCGGTCGGGCAGGTGCGCGACACCGGCCCCGGCATCCCGGAGGCGGCGCGCGAAAAGGTGTTCCAGCGCTTCTTCCGGCTCGACGCCAGCCGGATGACCCCGGGCAGCGGCCTGGGCCTCAGCCTGGTGGCCGCGGTGGCGCAGCTGCACGAGATCCGGCTGACGCTGTCGGATGCCCACCCCGGCCTCGCCGTCACCCTGGACTTCGCCGAGGCGGCCAAGCCCGTGGCGGCG
- a CDS encoding response regulator transcription factor, protein MQILLIEDDNETAQHIIGSLRHAGHAVEHSVTGAEGLARAAGARAGCAPRLLIVDRMLPDIDGITLARRLRGQGNTVPILFLTTLGGVSDRVEGLNAGGDDYLVKPFALAELLARVDALARRAGAAAVETALRVADLEIDLLKRTATRAGQAIDLQPREFKLLEYLMRHSGQIVTRSMLLEHVWEFHFEPQTTVVETHISRLRGKIDRGFDAPLLDTVRGVGYCLRDPG, encoded by the coding sequence ATGCAGATCCTTCTGATCGAAGACGACAACGAGACGGCCCAGCACATCATCGGCTCGCTGCGCCATGCCGGCCATGCGGTCGAGCACAGCGTCACCGGCGCCGAGGGGCTGGCCCGTGCCGCCGGCGCCCGCGCCGGCTGCGCGCCGCGGCTGCTGATCGTCGACCGCATGCTGCCGGACATCGACGGCATCACCCTGGCCCGCCGCCTGCGCGGGCAGGGCAACACGGTGCCGATCCTGTTCCTGACCACGCTGGGCGGGGTCAGCGACCGGGTCGAAGGGCTGAATGCCGGCGGCGACGACTATCTGGTCAAGCCCTTCGCTTTGGCGGAGCTGCTGGCCCGGGTCGACGCCCTCGCCCGCCGCGCCGGCGCCGCCGCGGTCGAGACCGCGTTGCGCGTCGCCGATCTCGAGATCGACCTGCTGAAGCGGACCGCCACCCGGGCCGGCCAGGCGATCGACCTGCAGCCGCGGGAGTTCAAGCTGCTGGAATACCTGATGCGGCATTCCGGCCAGATCGTCACCCGCAGCATGCTGCTCGAGCATGTGTGGGAGTTCCATTTCGAGCCGCAGACAACGGTGGTGGAAACCCATATCAGCCGGTTGCGCGGCAAGATCGACCGCGGCTTCGACGCGCCACTGCTCGACACCGTCCGCGGCGTTGGGTACTGCCTCCGTGATCCTGGTTAG